A portion of the Sabethes cyaneus chromosome 3, idSabCyanKW18_F2, whole genome shotgun sequence genome contains these proteins:
- the LOC128739755 gene encoding uncharacterized protein LOC128739755, giving the protein MATISCECHEGHPAESCGDFLCPPVTNSNTPIQHAPELAASKSESGSFSRECNSRVDAIRRLFEERTDRTSSDRALVEDRSISDLADWKPVDHRRAVVANRTYPESLGNDTSKIYRSHTQIVDIPNGVKIITTILIDDNLEPEEPSVFETVIYPESDIIKRFQLDCEAIVKRS; this is encoded by the exons ATGGCCACTATTAGTTGCGAATGCCACGAAGGACATCCGGCTGAAAGCTGCGGTGATTTTCTGTGTCCACCAGTGACTAATTCCAATACACCGATTCAGCACGCTCCGGAACTAGCTGCATCGAAAAGCGAATCTGGGTCCTTCTCGCGAGAATGCAATTCCCGTGTCGATGCTATCCGTCGCCTGTTTGAAGAACGAACGGATAGAACAAGCAGCGACCGTGCGCTCGTTGAAGATCGTTCTATCAGCGATCTGGCAGATTGGAAACCTGTCGATCACCGGCG TGCCGTTGTCGCAAACCGTACCTATCCGGAATCATTGGGAAATGATACCTCGAAGATCTACCGAAGCCACACGCAGATAGTCGACATTCCGAATGGTGTAAAGATCATCACGACGATTCTCATCGATGACAACCTTGAACCGGAAGAACCTTCCGTATTCGAAACCGTGATCTATCCCGAAAGCGACATCATCAAACGGTTTCAGCTCGATTGTGAAGCGATCGTTAAACGAAGTTGA